One window of the Deinococcus aerius genome contains the following:
- the cutA gene encoding divalent-cation tolerance protein CutA, with amino-acid sequence MSLVVLVTLPPERAHELARTLVSERLAGCVNVIGGVHSIYRWEGDIAEDPETLLLIKTTGERYPELEARIRTMHPYEVPEIIALPFDRALPEFQSWLLGATALRGE; translated from the coding sequence ATGTCACTCGTGGTTCTGGTCACGTTGCCCCCCGAACGCGCGCACGAACTTGCCCGAACGCTGGTCAGCGAGCGTCTGGCGGGGTGCGTGAATGTGATTGGCGGCGTTCACAGCATCTACCGCTGGGAGGGGGACATTGCGGAGGACCCCGAGACGCTGCTGCTGATCAAGACCACCGGGGAACGCTACCCCGAGCTGGAGGCGCGCATCCGAACCATGCACCCCTACGAGGTGCCCGAGATCATCGCCCTGCCCTTCGACCGGGCCTTGCCCGAGTTCCAGAGCTGGCTGCTGGGCGCCACCGCCCTGCGCGGCGAGTAA